In Drechmeria coniospora strain ARSEF 6962 chromosome 03, whole genome shotgun sequence, the DNA window cgctgACATCGTAGCCGcaagggcctcgacgagtcATCTGGAAGATTCGTTCGGCGCACCTCtgcgacgccatcgtcgtcgccatgtgCTCCCCCGTGCCGCTCGTCACGGCCGCGACGGTTCGTCCCtcggggtcgtcgtcggcccgtggcacgacggcggtgccgacgccCACCAGGGCCGCCGGCCCGAGCCGTCCTCGATGCTTCATCCCGATgccccccgacgacgacccggcAGCGATATGACCccgctcgtcgatggcgatggcaccAATAGTGTCCGTGACGCGGTCCtccacgtcggcctcgggctGGCGGCCGCGCTTGTCgcttcggccgccgtggccgccgcttGCACTCGTCGTCTGGAGCGGTCGCTTATGGCCACGCGGACCTCCATCACCACCCAACATGCCCGTCGGGGAAGCCAGGTCCGTTTCGGCGAGCCGCTGCGGTGAGCCGCCACCGCTCGGCCCCCCGCCTGCCATtctgctcgccggcgtcgtcctttcattcgacgtcggcccatctctgccggccgagacgatgccgactccgacgacggcttcgtcgtcgtccctgGTCATGAGCGTCGTGGAACTATGGCAACGGTCGTTCCCTCCGAATGGCCTCATTGGACTTGACGGCCACGGGGGGTTGGTTGTGCGCGGCGAGAAGCGAGCGACGGGCGCAAACAAGAAGCCGGCCGTTTTCATCGCAGTCGGCATCATGCTTGGCTCCTGCGTGCCGGTCGACTCCGCCTCTGACGTTCCGGCCGATGGAGGATCCGCCTGCCCTTCGTTCCATGTGCCTGTCAAGAGGGCGGCCGCGTGAGCGCCGGAGAGGCACTCTGGCGCCTCCAAAGACTCTTCCGTGTCGTGCTGGCCGGGGAGGCATCTCATCGTGGCCGGAGCGGAGTGCACATCTCGCTGCGCGTCCTTGTCTATCCCCTCGGCTCGCAGGAGATCCTGCTGCCAGCGACAGAAGCGGTCCTTGGAATTTTTGGACACGAGGAACTCGTTGGCAAACGTCAGCATGCCGTGCTCCTCGGCAAACTTCCTGGCGCCATCcccgacgagggcgttggGGGGGACGCGCCGAAGACTCAGCGGCTGGGCGCTCGTGTCCAGGATGAGCTTGGCGAGGGATATGGGGTTGCGGATGTCTGTTCCGCCCCTCGTCAGCCAGGCCGCACTCGGGtcgaagggggggggggacggccGTGGCTCACTTGGAACGGCGCCGCATGCACCGCTGCGACCGAGGTGGTCGACGATGGTCGCATCGCactcgacggtgccgtcaaTGGCTAGGTTGGACCCGTAGCCTGCGTTGGTGATCTCCTTGTCTTCGAGTATGCGAAGGGCCgcttcgacggcctcggtGGCGGTGGAACCAGCTTTCAGGAATTTCATGCCCATTTCGGCCGCCCTATCATGCCATTAGACATCGTTCCTTTCGGTCAACGAGACGGGGCTGGGGCTGTCCATCCGACGTACGACACGCAAGCTAGAAGGTGTGCATGCTCGTTCTGATGGCTGTGGAaaccggcaccggcgtggATGAAGATGGCTGGCGTCGCCTTTGGCTTCTGGCCGAGTCGTAGCACACGATCGAGAGCACCATCCGTGCCGCACACGTGCTGAGCCATCCGAAACGAGGCGGCCTACTGCTCCTGAATCCGAAGGGTGCTCATGCTTTAGCCCGGAGTAGGCATGGGCTGGAAACGACTGGCGGGAGGCTGTAGCTAGACTACCGTATGCTCAATAAGTAGATATGCTGAtgggggggagaggggggacCGAATGCTGCGAGGCAGATGGATTGGTCGTTGAACGAGGGCCGTATAGGAACGAGGCGAGGCGTCACGGTGCCCTGGTGTGTGCTgaaggtaggtaggtgtattaATGGTGAGGGGCAGGAAGAAGATGTGATCGAATGCCGACTTCGGGACGCACCACACCGTGAGGTGCCGCTTTCTAGCCTGTCtgtcgccgccttctcgaTAACGCCAATGGCGGGAGAGAAGTCGCGATCCTGGTGAGTCTTGGGTGCTTTACGTATACTGTATTTCCTGATGATATGGTTCTGTTTTTCTCCCAGCTTGTCGGCGAAGCTCGTCAATTATTGCCGGCTGCTTGCAATGGGAAGGATGAATTGTATTGTCTGGTGGTGGTTGTGGTTGTTGTCGTTGACATTTCCCGTCTCGAACGAGGCCAGCTATTCACGAGACGGAAGGCAAAGACGAGAGGCAAAGACGAGAGGCCAAGCCGATCGAATCTGTCGTCGTTTTTGTTTCGGTAAAGACCGACGAAGAATAGGGAGAGGCGATTTGTAAAGGATAGGAAGTCtgtcgacgaggacacgAAAATCGTTCAGATGCTGCCGCCGAGAGCCCAGTGGACGAGCCGTATCGTGGAATACATTCATCAACGAGTCAGCCAGCCTACCACGGTGTGCGAGGACGGAGAGATTCGGCTGTTCGTGTCGAGGCACAAGTGCGAAGAGAATAGAGCTCTTCGATTCCGACCTCGCGGTAGTCgagagaagaagaaaagaagCAAAGACGCCGAGATATGGCCatcgatgacggccgactTTAGGGTAGCATGGATAGCTAGCGAGGTACCtaataagtaggtacctgaGGGGCATTGCAATGTACCTGGTACTTGGGGTGCTCgggtatgtacggagtaagtactactgtaagtaggtcGTTGAATAAATGACGTTGGGGGAATCGCCTGATGCTGAACacctattattactccgtactacagaGTACTATGCAGTAAGTAAATACAAGTGGTGGAAACAagacaagtacttagtaagtactccgtaagtacagcacaaccgagcacggagcaagcacaagtactggtacttacAGCTAGGTACTGCTCCAACTCATCCCATGGCAGTCCGAATAATAGCACTGTATTAGCACCTAGGTAGGAAGGTAACCAACCACAAACACCCCCCCACTCGAAGGTGACGACAAGCACCGCCGAGGCAGCCAACGCATGCCATCCATCCGTTGCACCTCAACCTCGATCGTATCGTAGCCGCACCTCCACGTctacctcggccgcctccgtAGTGCGGCCTCTCTGTCTTTATTCTTGATATCTCTCCGGCTGAGCAGCACGTTCCTCTCCGCTCCACCATCATGGCGAACCAAACGCCGGCCGTTGTCATGGACAAGtaagccccccccccctcccccaaaCAACCCATCCGCCCTCCCGCAagctcgcctcgacgcagACGACCGGAAACTGACCGACTCTCCTCCCCAGCGGCACGGGTTTCTCCAAGCTCGGTAGGCCACGGAACGAAAACTGATGCTCGCGGTGTCGACGGTCGACTGACACCCCCGTCCGCAGGCTTCGCCGGAAACGACTCCCCCTCGTTCGTCTTCCCGACTGCCATCGCCACCAAAGGCGCCAACACGGGCGGCGCCAgcggcggctccggctccggcagaCCATCCGTCGGCAACAAGCCGAGCTTTCTCACCGGAGGTGCCGgccccagcagcagccaccTGAGCTCGAAGCGAGGCACCGAGGACCTCGACTTTtgcatcggcgacgccgccctgAGCGCGGCCTCGGGACCCGGTACGTCAAAGCTCACGGAGAGCTCGGTCGGTCAAAGGGTCGGTCGAAGCTGACCATGGCCAGGGTACGGGTTGCACTACCCCATCCGCCACGGACAAATAGAGAACTGGGTACGGGCGACGGACTCGACGCTTCGTGCGGTACGCTGACGCGGCCGGACGTAGGATCACATGGAGCGATTCTGGTCCAATTCCATCTTCAAGTACCTTCGTGTCGAGCCCGAGGACCACTACTTTCTCCTCACCGAGCCCGTAAGAAGAGCAGAGCGCACGATCCACTCCAGGTCGGTTCCGCCATGCTGACGAGGGGGAGAGCAGCCTCTGAACCCGCCCGAGAATCGCGAGAACACGGCGGAAATCTTCTTCGAGTCCTTCAACTGCGCCGGCATGTACATTGCCGTCCAGGCCGTCCTGGCCCTCGCCGCATCCTGGACCTCGTCAAAGGTGACGGATCGATCCTTGACGGGCACCGTCATCGActcgggcgacggcgtgacGCACGTGATCCCCGTGGCCGAAGGATACGTCATCGGCTCCTCGATCAAGTCGATCCccatcgccggccgcgacATCACCTACTTTGTGCAGTCCCTCCTCCGAGACCGTGGCGAGGCCGACTCGTCGCTCAAGACGGCGCAGGAGATCAAGGAGCAATACTGCTACGTCTGCCCGGACATGGTCAAGGAGTTTAGCAGGTACGACCGCGACCGCGAGCGCTTCGCGAagcacgtcgtcgcccaCCCCGGCGGCCGCCAGGTGtcggtcgacgtcggctaCGAGCGATTCCTCGCGCCCGAGATCTTCTTCAACCCCGAGATCTACAGCTCCGACTTTCtcacgccgctgccgacggtcgtcgacggcgtgatCCAGCAGTCGCCCATCGACGTCCGCCGGGGCCTCTACAAGAACATTGTCCTctccggcggcagcaccCTCTACAAGGACTTTGGCCGGCGGCTGCAGCGGGACATTAAGCAGCTCGTGGACGCCCGGATCCGCGCGAGCGAGGTgcgcagcggcggcgcccgcagcggcggcctcgaggtgcAGGTGATTACCCACAAGCGACAACGGCACGGGCCCTGGTTCGGCGGCAGTCTGCTCGGACAGACGCCCGAGTTCCGGTCGTACTGCCACACCAAGGCCGAGGTAGGAAAACTCTTGATCGCGGGCGTGGCTGGACATGAGGGCTAACGTCTGCGCAGTACCAGGAATACGGGCCGAGCATCGTGCGAAGGTTCGCCCTGCTCGGCGGACCAGGCGGCTCATAGGCGTCGCGCGCCGACGCGAGGATGGATGGCTCGGACTGGATGGCTCGGCCTGGATGGCTCAGACTGGATGGCTCGGCCTGGGTGCACTCGCACCATGAAAATAAAAAAAGCCCGTCGGCAGTGGTAGGTTGGGTGCGAAACGAGACAGGCGTGTCTGTGGACGAGGGCGGACACGGACTGGGTTGACGAATAGCCAATGCAAAGCAAAATTACATCTTGTCGCGTCCAAAGACTGAATCCCGCAGAAGTAGAGGGGGGGAGAGTCACACCACGGCGCACAAGTTCTGTCGGCATCACGGGAAACTGTTGCTGGCCCGGTGCGAATGAATCTAAATGCATTCAACGGTTGCCACAAAGGCAAAGCCAGGTTTTCACTGTGTTGGGTATTGATTATATGATggaggccgccggcctcgccacccCCGATCGCCCGACTGCTGCCCCTTTTGCTGGTGACGGCGGTGCACTGCGGGCCGTGTGCGCCCCTGCTCCCGACGCGATGCATCGTCCACGGTCCCGCACGCGACCGTCTCAAATTTTGCGTCTCACGCTCTGGGGGGGtgggcgtcggcatcgtttGCTGTTATTTGCTCGTGTCGACGACATATCGGCCGGCAATCTTGCCGTCCATCATGAGCTTGTAGACTTCGTTGAGCTCGCTCAGGCCGACCGTCTTGAAGGGGGCCTTGATGAGACCTCGGCGGTAGAactcgagggcctcggccgtgtcggCGCGGTTGCCGACGTAGCTGCCCTTGATGTTGATCATGCGCAGGACGGTGTCGAAGACGGGGGCGCTGATCTTGGCGTGGGCCGGCAGACCCATgcagacgacggtgccgcggGCTCGGACGTACTGGGTCGCTTGCTGGAAAGGCTTCTCctgcacggcgacgacgatggcggcgtggggcccgaggccgtcgtgggtGCAGGCCctgacgtcggcgacgagatcTTTGGAGGTCTGAAAGTCGACGTAGCTCGTGGCGCCGAGCTTCAGGCACATGTCCCGCttctcgctgccgccgtcgatggcgatgacggagaGGCCCATGGCCTTGGCGTACTGGATGGCGATGCTTcccaggccgccgccggcaccgacgatgGCCAGGTGCTGGCCCGGCTTGGCGGCCGACTCCTTGAGGCCCTTGTAGACGGTGATGCCGGCGCAAAGGATCGGGgccacggcctcgaggtcgcaCTCGCGGGGGATGTGGGCGACGTGGgcggccttggcgatggcATACTGCTGGAaggagccgtcgacggtgtaGCCCGAGAGGAGGGCCTTTGCGCAGAGCGGTTCGTCGGCCTGGTTGCAGTAGGAGCAGTTGAGGCACGAGCCGTTGAGCCACTTGATGCCCGCGTGCTCGCCAATCTCGACATCCTTGACGAGCTCAccgcgggcgacgacgacaccggCGCCCTCGTGACCGCCCACGAGGGGCAGCTTGGTCGGGATGGGCCAATCGCCCATCATGGCGTGGAGGTCGGTGTGGCAGACTCCCGAGTACTTGATGTTGATGAGCACCTCATCGGGGCCCGGCAGCCGGACGGGAATCTTTTTGTACACGACGGCTAGGGACGAGCCACGTCAGTCTGCGTCTCCGAGCCACGAGAGAAGGGGGGGAGAGCGCACGACCACCGGTCTTCTCCACGACGGCAGCCCATTGCTCCGTGGGAATCGAGACGGAACCCATGGCTCGTGCGGCGAGTCGATCGACGGCGGGCTGTACTCCGAAGGAGAAAGGTGCGAAGCGTAGATGAAGGATGGCAATCAGGTGAGCTCTGGTGAGGACGACGTTGACGGGCTCGAGGGAGAAGGCGGACGGAGGAGAGACTGGCAGACGGAGGAGAGGCTGGACGAGAAACGGAGTGGCACGAGCCGGCCGGGTTTATACTCGTTCAGCTACTGCACATTGCATCCGGGCCCCGGTGGTCGGCcgagaggggaggaggggtaAGGGGGGAGAGTAGGAGGGGCGAGGGTAGgaggggcgaggggaggggaaTGAGCCTGAATCATGGTGAgacttgacgacgacgtggtCTGGTGGTatgccgatgacgccgagATGTGCGTCAGGCCACTCGTACGGTTGAATACgggtgcagtaagtacagtaagtatagtacggagtaagtacagtaagtacatgtttgCAGTCGTTGCCTTgggtaggtacttactagtatCGAGTACCtgctacctacagtactactgaCGGGTACCTTTGCACGGCAGGTCGCTTCCCCATGTAcgggtactccgtgctccgtacagagtactccgtgaaGAGGCAAGAAACGACAGGGTACCGAgtacctcgtcgaggcgtgcaggtacatgtacaagatgTCGAGCATCAAGGCACGGGGCGACTTGGCCTCTCGGACCAGCGGCcatccgtcctcgccgccagccagccagccagtcgTGTTTCCGTCCGTCCGTTGCGTACTCGTGCCTCCTCACCAAGTAGTGGCAAAGTGCCTGCGCGCGGCGTCTAGTTGCGGTTCAAGTGCAGTGCTTGGCGCCGTTGGAGGAATCAATGacaagcacatgtgcagtagCATGTTGTCAGTGccaactacggagtattattactaagtaggtgctgtagttgtacccaCATGCACTGGTACTGAAGGAGggggagtactccgtacaaagtacaAAATAACAAGTAacaatacaagtacactgctccgtacggggCGATGCTttcaagcaagtactgtaagtaagtgttgtaagtactaactgtaagtaagtgttataagtaggtaatactgtaataagtactccgtaagtgttacaagtactgcaagcaagtattgcaagtactgtaataagTATACtgcagtactctgtactccgtacttgcgtgcatATACTTGCTAGAGACAGCGGCCCGTCGACCCGGTGCGGGGCATCATTGGGTCGGTGGAGGGGAGTTGGCACACCCATCAGTTCGTGGCATTAGCGTCCAGGCCCAGGAACCGGCCACTGTTATTTTCCGTcagtccaagtacagtagctgCCATGGTGTCCAGTAGGGGCTTGGGCAGCTCAGCAGTCGACATCTACCATCGCCGTCCAGGCGACAGCGCATGACCTCGTGCTGTGCTGCCATCCTTGTGCCGATGAACGGATCTGGCCATGCCCCTGATGAAGAAAATTTGCCCGCTGCCTGGGCACTGGGGTGGTAGGTCCTAGCACCAAGCCTAGGACGGGCGGATGCCAGCAGGCCATCGCTGACCGACTGGTCGATTTGACTTTGGCCTCTGCCGATCCCTCCGCCTGCCTGCATCATGCATGTCACGCGCCACCCGCCCGCCGTTTCGCCGGTACGGCTCCCTCTCGCTCGAAGGGAGCGCCATCTTGATGCACGCGGTACTCGCTCACGGCTCGAGGCGGGAAAGCGGACAAGAGAACGTATTGCTTGAACTGGCCGCGGCATCACATCTCCACCTCCATCCTCACGCCGACCAAGTCCCGCCACACATTCACCGAGTTTGGCCTatgccttggccgccttgcccTGGCCGCCGTGCCCTGGCCGCCGTGCCTTTCGAGATGCCACACATGCATGAGAGCAAGGGGAGCAAGCATCGTCCGCCAAGGCGATGCAGGAGACATGGGCCACGGACGCCACGGCAAAATTGAATCGCTCTCCCCCCGGGCCCTGGGCCGCACCGGGCCGCCTCGGGCCATTGTCACCAGCCTGTCGTCCCCCTTGCCGTCCATCTCCATGCGGGTGCGGGTGACGAGCGTCGGTTGGAAGAAGCATggctcgcccgccgtccaTGGAACCTGTCCTAtgatgcggcggcgacctcgacggacttctcgacgccgtcgaccgtgGCCGAGTTGATCTTCTTGCCCGTCTTGGCAATCTTCTCGAGGACCGTCTCGTAGGGCAGGGCCGTGACGACCTTGGCCGTCTGATTCTCGAGCGAGACTTCGTAGCTGTCGACGCCTATCGAGCGTGAGCTGCCGTCATGGAGGAGGGGACGAGAGGACAGCGGGCCGTACCATCGAGCTTCTTGAGGACGCGGTCGATGGCGCCCGAGCAGCCACCGCAGCTCATGCTGACGTTGAACTCGTACGTGTGGGTGTCGGCCATTCTGAAGGAATCCTGATGCTGATGCTCGTCTCGTGCGTGTCGACGGTTGGCAACGAGTTGGGTCGATGGATGGCAGGGAGAGGGCAggacggaggcgacgaccgagcggcggcgatgacgaggacacGGTGCAGGGGTGCAAGAGTAATTCGGCAGAGCGCAGGTAAAACGTTGGGAGTGTGCGAGCTGCTGACCTCGGTGCTTGTGGAAGTGGGTGGGTAATATTGATGAATGCTGGCTGGATGGGTGACAATATTCGCAATACGACACACTTGcaaagtaataattaataattgatactccgtattacttgtgccTTTACGATATAGGCTGGCACCGAGGAACAGTGCTTGGTAAttatccgtacttgcacagctATGCAatcaactacagtactgtacggtacaagCAGCAGAGCCACGGCGAACAACCATTTGGATTAGTAATGACAATCGCACCATCGACTCTTGGTGCGAGACCCAACTCCCGCCTACTGGCCGTTCCAGGCGCTGGGGGCCGCCATTTCAGGCGTTGCAACGGCTGAAAAGACGGTCAGGATTCAGGAGCCAAGGCCGCCTAGGCATGGCCGAAACATGCTCCACCCCACCCGAGTCGGATCCTGAATTGCGCGAGGGGAAAGccgaggaaggaaaagcaaGAATGGAAGCGGAAGAGAAaggtaataattaattaatacaaTGGGCACTTGAGCAAGTAATTcacgtgcaagcaagtacttgtacgtaagCATATGTGCCAGGACgtgcagtacgtacagtaagtacttcagtaagtacatgtacctgagAACGTATAAATTGTGTGCACAAGTAAAACGTATAAATAGCATATGCACAAGTaaaagtagttgtacatacatgtgcaagtaggcgtactgtacttacagtactgtacggataagtgtacggagtcctccgtacggagtattactgtagtcaatatacttgcttgtacaatTTATACatatatgtactgtacagtacttacttactgtttgcacagtacttgcacccaagTGTAAGTACGCcaaagtaatactccgtgctcggAGGAAAGTGCACTCCAAAGTACGCAGTATTAAATACAGCAAGTGCATCGACTCAGCATCATACTGCCGATACTCCTGGATTGCCTCGCCAACTGCTTGTCCCCTCGGCCCTCCAACCCTTCCTCGGTCCCGGCCCTCAGCAGCTCAGCAGCGGACCGCGTGGGCTGGAATCAAGGGCAGATCAAAGCAGCGAGAGTCGTCCTGCGTGCAAACGTGCGGCGGCAGCTCCACCGTGTTGAGAGCCTCGTCCATTTCGTCCATCCACTCCTCGAGCTCACCTTTCTCGTAGCGAACAGTCCTGTCGACGGGGTCCTCGACCGCCATCAAGACCGGCTGGTCCTTTTCGCCGCCTGCTATCGACTCCAGCCGCCACCGTGGCTGCACCAAGGCGTACCTGACCTCTGGGAcggcgtcttcctcgtcgtctccctcaccgtcatcgtcttcatcgccaccgtcaccgtctccgtcttggtcatcgtcaccgtcgccgtctccgtcttgGTCACCGTCTTGGTCACCGTCTTGGTCACCGTCTTGGTCACCTTCGTCGTCTtggtcatcgtcaccgtcgccgtctccgtcttgGTCACCGTCTtggtcatcgtcaccgtcttggtcatcgtcaccgtctt includes these proteins:
- a CDS encoding Actin-like protein 3 (ARP3_NEUCR Actin-like protein 3), yielding MANQTPAVVMDNGTGFSKLGFAGNDSPSFVFPTAIATKGANTGGASGGSGSGRPSVGNKPSFLTGGAGPSSSHLSSKRGTEDLDFCIGDAALSAASGPGYGLHYPIRHGQIENWDHMERFWSNSIFKYLRVEPEDHYFLLTEPPLNPPENRENTAEIFFESFNCAGMYIAVQAVLALAASWTSSKVTDRSLTGTVIDSGDGVTHVIPVAEGYVIGSSIKSIPIAGRDITYFVQSLLRDRGEADSSLKTAQEIKEQYCYVCPDMVKEFSRYDRDRERFAKHVVAHPGGRQVSVDVGYERFLAPEIFFNPEIYSSDFLTPLPTVVDGVIQQSPIDVRRGLYKNIVLSGGSTLYKDFGRRLQRDIKQLVDARIRASEVRSGGARSGGLEVQVITHKRQRHGPWFGGSLLGQTPEFRSYCHTKAEYQEYGPSIVRRFALLGGPGGS
- a CDS encoding asparaginase family protein, whose translation is MAQHVCGTDGALDRVLRLGQKPKATPAIFIHAGAGFHSHQNEHAHLLACVSAAEMGMKFLKAGSTATEAVEAALRILEDKEITNAGYGSNLAIDGTVECDATIVDHLGRSGACGAVPSEPRPSPPPFDPSAAWLTRGGTDIRNPISLAKLILDTSAQPLSLRRVPPNALVGDGARKFAEEHGMLTFANEFLVSKNSKDRFCRWQQDLLRAEGIDKDAQRDVHSAPATMRCLPGQHDTEESLEAPECLSGAHAAALLTGTWNEGQADPPSAGTSEAESTGTQEPSMMPTAMKTAGFLFAPVARFSPRTTNPPWPSSPMRPFGGNDRCHSSTTLMTRDDDEAVVGVGIVSAGRDGPTSNERTTPASRMAGGGPSGGGSPQRLAETDLASPTGMLGGDGGPRGHKRPLQTTSASGGHGGRSDKRGRQPEADVEDRVTDTIGAIAIDERGHIAAGSSSGGIGMKHRGRLGPAALVGVGTAVVPRADDDPEGRTVAAVTSGTGEHMATTMASQRCAERIFQMTRRGPCGYDVSDDDEDDIMESFIIDDFMKHPGVKNGPSTGAIGVMAVKKCASGYYLYFAHNTDSFALASMGGSDKVPCCTMSRLGEGDQIAKGGRRIRIG
- a CDS encoding alcohol dehydrogenase I; the protein is MGSVSIPTEQWAAVVEKTGGPVVYKKIPVRLPGPDEVLINIKYSGVCHTDLHAMMGDWPIPTKLPLVGGHEGAGVVVARGELVKDVEIGEHAGIKWLNGSCLNCSYCNQADEPLCAKALLSGYTVDGSFQQYAIAKAAHVAHIPRECDLEAVAPILCAGITVYKGLKESAAKPGQHLAIVGAGGGLGSIAIQYAKAMGLSVIAIDGGSEKRDMCLKLGATSYVDFQTSKDLVADVRACTHDGLGPHAAIVVAVQEKPFQQATQYVRARGTVVCMGLPAHAKISAPVFDTVLRMINIKGSYVGNRADTAEALEFYRRGLIKAPFKTVGLSELNEVYKLMMDGKIAGRYVVDTSK